The Geothrix sp. genome has a window encoding:
- a CDS encoding sigma-54 dependent transcriptional regulator yields the protein MARVLVVDDSKETCEFLEELLGTMGLEVAKATHPDKAIDLLHKEAFDLLLSDINLEAKKDGLDLLREAKPLGVDTILLSGFGTLETAIEAVREGAFDFLSKPWNNEELKALVSRALARRQSSGQGAVQSASPKGKRSLMIGSSPKMMTVYKTIASLQNSRATVLITGESGTGKELVARSIHLSSDRRDRAFVAVNCGALTETLLESELFGHVKGSFTGAVGEKPGLFEEASGGTIFLDEIGETSPSFQVRLLRVLQEQEIRRVGGNKTIKVDSRVIAATNRDLQQMVKAGTFREDLYYRLGVVELAVPPLRERREDIGPLLDHFLAEFGQKDQQAYQLHPEARRVLESYSWPGNVRELSNAVENLTQLSRGREITVDDLPAKIQADALKKALRRPETGEGVPSLIEDWPSLDELERRYIQILVGKHKEKQRIAEILGVDRTTLYRKLKSYGLHEGE from the coding sequence ATGGCCCGTGTGCTCGTGGTGGACGACAGCAAGGAGACCTGCGAGTTCCTGGAGGAGCTCCTGGGCACCATGGGCTTGGAGGTCGCCAAGGCCACCCATCCCGACAAGGCCATTGACCTGCTGCACAAGGAGGCCTTCGACCTGCTGCTCTCCGACATCAACCTGGAGGCCAAGAAGGACGGCCTGGATCTCCTGCGGGAGGCCAAGCCCCTTGGGGTGGACACCATCCTGCTGTCGGGCTTCGGAACCCTGGAGACCGCCATCGAGGCCGTGCGCGAAGGGGCCTTCGACTTCCTGAGCAAGCCCTGGAACAACGAGGAGTTGAAGGCCCTGGTGTCGCGGGCCCTGGCCCGTCGCCAGTCCAGCGGCCAGGGCGCGGTCCAGAGCGCCTCGCCCAAGGGCAAGCGCAGCCTCATGATCGGCTCGAGCCCCAAGATGATGACGGTCTACAAGACCATCGCGAGCCTGCAGAACAGCCGCGCGACGGTGCTCATCACGGGAGAGAGCGGCACGGGCAAGGAACTGGTGGCCCGGAGCATCCACCTGTCCAGTGACCGGCGGGACCGGGCCTTCGTGGCGGTGAACTGCGGCGCCCTGACGGAAACCCTGCTGGAATCCGAGCTCTTCGGGCATGTGAAAGGCTCCTTCACCGGCGCCGTGGGGGAGAAGCCGGGCCTGTTCGAAGAAGCCTCGGGGGGGACCATCTTCCTGGATGAGATCGGAGAGACCAGCCCGAGCTTCCAGGTGCGGCTGCTCCGGGTGCTTCAGGAGCAGGAGATCCGCCGGGTGGGGGGCAACAAGACCATCAAGGTGGATTCCCGCGTCATCGCAGCCACCAACCGCGACCTCCAGCAGATGGTGAAGGCGGGAACTTTTCGCGAGGATCTCTACTACCGCCTCGGCGTGGTGGAACTGGCCGTGCCCCCCCTGCGGGAGCGCCGCGAGGACATCGGACCGCTGCTGGATCACTTTCTGGCGGAGTTCGGGCAGAAGGATCAGCAGGCCTATCAGCTGCACCCCGAGGCCCGGCGAGTGTTGGAGAGCTACTCCTGGCCCGGTAATGTGCGTGAACTCAGCAACGCCGTGGAGAACCTCACCCAGCTGAGCCGGGGCCGGGAGATCACCGTGGACGACCTGCCGGCCAAAATCCAGGCCGACGCGCTCAAGAAGGCCCTGCGCCGGCCGGAAACGGGCGAGGGAGTCCCCTCCCTGATCGAGGATTGGCCCTCTCTGGACGAGCTTGAGCGCCGATATATCCAGATCCTGGTTGGGAAGCACAAGGAAAAACAGCGCATTGCCGAGATTCTGGGGGTGGATCGGACCACCCTCTACCGCAAGCTCAAGAGCTACGGGCTTCACGAGGGCGAGTAG
- a CDS encoding putative DNA-binding domain-containing protein, translated as MAETLAGAEPRTLILQRALAGLVLDAEGEAFEGDAVGFAQRRGLGEPDQQAFLAFREGLSAYRELARLSLVDPIETMFPITRALLEREGVWEACLQAFLEARCVRSSHYRDIAPAFLGWLVESAWGRSRWPFLPELAHAEILEVLVSRFPEAELPADLRPEPRVGDRIVLHPATQVVAYGHAVHRVSEDGPVPEARPTHLLAFPDREGAFQLLELTPATAALLVRAQSAPLAEAARELGVSDLPALWVLLQDLQVRGAIAGFQAFS; from the coding sequence ATGGCTGAAACCCTTGCCGGGGCCGAGCCCCGCACCCTCATCCTGCAGCGGGCTCTGGCGGGGCTGGTGCTCGACGCGGAGGGCGAGGCCTTCGAGGGGGATGCCGTGGGTTTTGCCCAGCGACGAGGGCTGGGGGAACCGGACCAGCAGGCTTTTCTGGCGTTCCGCGAGGGCCTGTCGGCCTATCGGGAGCTGGCCCGCCTCAGCCTCGTGGATCCCATCGAGACCATGTTCCCGATCACCCGGGCGCTGCTGGAGCGGGAGGGGGTCTGGGAGGCCTGCCTCCAGGCGTTCCTGGAGGCCCGCTGCGTTCGGAGCTCCCACTACCGTGACATCGCGCCCGCCTTTCTGGGCTGGTTGGTGGAAAGCGCGTGGGGGCGGAGCCGGTGGCCCTTCCTGCCGGAACTGGCCCACGCCGAAATCCTGGAAGTGCTGGTGAGCCGGTTTCCCGAGGCGGAGCTGCCTGCGGACCTGCGACCCGAGCCCCGGGTGGGAGATCGCATCGTCCTCCACCCCGCGACCCAGGTGGTGGCCTACGGGCATGCCGTCCACCGGGTGAGCGAAGACGGGCCCGTGCCCGAGGCAAGACCCACACACCTGCTGGCGTTCCCGGATCGGGAAGGGGCCTTCCAGCTGCTTGAGCTGACGCCCGCCACGGCGGCGCTGCTGGTCCGGGCCCAGTCGGCGCCGCTGGCCGAGGCCGCACGGGAACTCGGCGTGTCGGACCTTCCGGCCCTGTGGGTGTTGCTACAGGATCTCCAGGTTCGGGGCGCCATTGCCGGATTCCAGGCCTTCTCCTGA
- a CDS encoding DUF4412 domain-containing protein — MPKLLVLALGMILSAAGLLAGDLTITSQVTGKGALAKDGSQVQYLSATRMRVNHAGSKTDSLVDYGQEVIYSIDHGKKVTTKFTFKDMQETMQALEDQMAGMPEMVTKMMFGDVSEVKVEQLGPDTVMGRPCKKVRITLGKMVEDLSVDPSLQFPIKDYAKSMAMLNRAPGPMGALFKRVYQETAKLKGVPLRTRITGLMGMDVTTEATAIASTPIPDSTWALPAGYALKDGGKEMKESLKGKR, encoded by the coding sequence ATGCCGAAGCTTCTGGTGCTTGCCCTCGGGATGATTCTGTCCGCAGCCGGACTCCTCGCTGGCGACCTCACCATCACCTCCCAGGTCACGGGCAAGGGCGCCCTCGCCAAAGATGGCTCCCAGGTGCAGTACCTGAGCGCCACCCGGATGCGCGTGAACCACGCCGGGTCGAAGACCGACAGCCTGGTGGACTACGGCCAGGAGGTCATCTACAGCATCGACCACGGCAAGAAGGTCACCACCAAGTTCACCTTCAAGGACATGCAGGAGACCATGCAGGCCCTGGAGGACCAGATGGCCGGCATGCCGGAGATGGTGACGAAGATGATGTTCGGCGATGTCTCCGAGGTGAAGGTCGAGCAGCTTGGCCCCGACACGGTCATGGGCCGCCCCTGCAAGAAGGTGCGCATCACCCTCGGGAAGATGGTAGAGGACCTCAGCGTGGATCCCTCCCTCCAGTTCCCAATCAAGGACTATGCGAAATCCATGGCCATGCTGAACCGGGCGCCCGGCCCCATGGGCGCGCTCTTCAAGCGCGTCTATCAGGAGACGGCCAAGCTCAAGGGCGTGCCGCTGCGCACCCGCATCACTGGGCTCATGGGCATGGATGTGACCACCGAGGCCACCGCCATCGCCTCGACGCCCATTCCCGACAGCACTTGGGCCCTGCCCGCCGGCTACGCCCTGAAGGATGGCGGCAAGGAGATGAAGGAAAGCCTGAAGGGGAAGCGGTAG
- the thiC gene encoding phosphomethylpyrimidine synthase ThiC produces the protein MADPRAVPMDGTALAACLKPFPASKKIHVAGTLPGVQVPLRQIQLHPTRDFKDQLTENEPVVLYDTSGPYTDPTVTIDVAKGLKPLRQDWILGRGDVEELPGATSLYRKLRERDKELDAIRFHADRKPLRAKAGRNVSQMHYAKQGIVTPEMEFIAIRENLGREAAGLKSRITPEFVRDEVARGRAIIPANINHPETEPMIIGRNFLVKINANIGNSAVASSIEEEVEKMAWSIRWGADTVMDLSTGKNIHETREWILRNSPVPIGTVPIYQALEKVNGKAEDLTWEIFRDTLIEQAEQGVDYFTIHAGVLLRYVPLTAKRVTGIVSRGGSIMAKWCLAHHRENFLYTHFEDICEIMKAYDVAFSLGDGLRPGSTADANDEAQFGELETLGELTKIAWKHDVQVMIEGPGHVPMHLIQENMTKQLEVCDEAPFYTLGPLTTDVAPGYDHITSAIGAAMIGWWGCAMLCYVTPKEHLGLPNKKDVKDGVIAYKIAAHAADLAKGHPGARIWDDAMSKARFEFRWEDQFNLALDPDTAREFHDETLPAEGAKSAHFCSMCGPHFCSMKISDDVRQYAESHGYNEEEALKKGMEEMAETFVQKGAEVYQKA, from the coding sequence ATGGCCGATCCCCGGGCCGTCCCCATGGACGGCACGGCCCTGGCGGCCTGCCTGAAGCCCTTCCCCGCCTCGAAGAAGATCCATGTGGCCGGCACCCTGCCCGGCGTCCAGGTTCCCCTCCGCCAGATCCAGCTGCACCCCACCCGTGACTTCAAGGACCAGCTCACCGAGAACGAGCCGGTGGTGCTCTACGACACCTCCGGCCCCTACACCGACCCCACCGTCACCATCGATGTGGCGAAAGGCCTGAAGCCCCTCCGGCAGGACTGGATCCTGGGCCGGGGCGATGTGGAGGAGCTGCCGGGCGCCACCAGCCTCTACCGCAAGCTCCGCGAGCGCGACAAGGAGCTGGACGCCATCCGCTTCCACGCCGACCGCAAGCCCCTGCGCGCCAAGGCCGGCCGCAATGTCTCCCAGATGCACTATGCGAAGCAGGGGATCGTCACGCCCGAGATGGAGTTCATCGCCATCCGCGAGAACCTGGGCCGCGAGGCTGCGGGCCTCAAGAGCCGCATCACGCCTGAGTTCGTACGCGACGAGGTGGCCCGGGGCCGCGCCATCATCCCCGCCAACATCAATCATCCTGAAACCGAGCCCATGATCATCGGCCGGAACTTCCTGGTGAAGATCAACGCCAACATCGGCAACTCTGCCGTGGCATCCAGCATTGAAGAAGAAGTCGAGAAGATGGCCTGGTCCATCCGCTGGGGCGCCGACACGGTGATGGACCTCAGCACCGGCAAGAACATCCACGAGACCCGCGAGTGGATCCTGCGCAACAGCCCCGTGCCCATCGGCACCGTGCCCATCTACCAGGCGCTCGAGAAGGTGAACGGCAAGGCCGAGGACCTCACCTGGGAGATCTTCCGCGACACGCTCATCGAGCAGGCCGAGCAGGGCGTGGACTACTTCACCATCCATGCCGGCGTGCTGCTGCGCTATGTGCCGCTCACCGCCAAGCGCGTCACGGGCATCGTCTCCAGAGGCGGCAGCATCATGGCCAAGTGGTGCCTGGCCCACCACCGGGAGAACTTCCTCTACACGCACTTCGAGGACATCTGCGAGATCATGAAGGCCTACGATGTGGCCTTCTCCCTGGGCGACGGCCTGCGTCCCGGCAGCACCGCCGACGCCAACGACGAGGCCCAGTTCGGTGAGCTGGAAACCCTGGGCGAACTCACCAAGATCGCCTGGAAGCACGATGTCCAGGTGATGATCGAGGGCCCCGGCCATGTGCCCATGCACCTGATCCAAGAGAACATGACCAAGCAGCTGGAAGTCTGTGACGAGGCGCCCTTCTACACCCTGGGGCCCCTCACCACGGATGTGGCCCCGGGCTACGACCACATCACCTCGGCCATAGGTGCCGCCATGATCGGCTGGTGGGGCTGCGCCATGCTGTGCTATGTCACCCCCAAGGAACACCTGGGCCTGCCCAACAAGAAGGATGTGAAAGACGGCGTCATCGCCTACAAGATCGCCGCCCATGCCGCCGACCTCGCCAAGGGCCACCCCGGCGCCCGCATCTGGGACGACGCCATGAGCAAGGCCCGCTTCGAGTTCCGCTGGGAGGACCAGTTCAACCTGGCGCTCGACCCCGATACCGCCCGCGAGTTCCACGACGAGACCCTGCCCGCCGAGGGCGCCAAATCCGCGCACTTCTGCTCCATGTGCGGGCCCCACTTCTGCTCCATGAAGATCTCGGACGATGTGCGGCAGTACGCCGAGAGCCACGGCTACAACGAGGAGGAGGCCCTGAAGAAGGGCATGGAGGAGATGGCCGAGACCTTCGTGCAGAAGGGTGCCGAGGTCTATCAGAAGGCCTGA
- a CDS encoding DUF692 domain-containing protein yields MTQDGLGGFGRFAGVGLGLRRPHLEAVAALAEHGVPFWETCPENVIGDGGRPHRDACAILDRDPVLTHGLAISLGGFDPWDEVYLQELGRFLVRTETPWHSEHLCFTSVDGSCLHELLPIPFTREAVRHTVARARDLQARLPVPLLLENITYYAELGRAEMDEATFITEVLEGADVGWLLDVNNVYVNALNFGFDPKAWLARMPLDRVAQLHIAGHKRFGTLTVDTHGAAVIDPVIELMQWALARLGRPVPVLLERDNHIPALEELLLERDRIQVAYDQVLAAPARETDHG; encoded by the coding sequence ATGACGCAGGACGGGCTCGGCGGCTTTGGCCGGTTCGCGGGTGTGGGCCTGGGCCTCCGCCGCCCCCATCTGGAGGCGGTGGCAGCCCTGGCGGAGCATGGCGTGCCCTTCTGGGAGACCTGCCCCGAGAATGTGATCGGGGATGGCGGCCGACCCCACCGGGACGCGTGCGCCATCCTCGACCGGGACCCGGTTCTCACCCATGGCCTGGCCATCTCCCTGGGCGGTTTCGATCCCTGGGATGAGGTTTATTTGCAGGAGCTGGGGCGCTTCCTGGTCCGCACGGAAACGCCCTGGCACTCCGAGCACCTCTGCTTCACGAGCGTGGACGGCAGCTGCCTTCATGAGCTGCTGCCGATCCCCTTCACGCGGGAGGCCGTCCGGCACACGGTGGCGCGGGCCCGGGATCTCCAGGCCCGACTGCCGGTGCCGCTCCTGCTGGAGAACATCACCTACTATGCCGAGCTGGGTCGGGCCGAGATGGACGAGGCGACCTTCATCACGGAGGTGCTGGAGGGGGCGGATGTGGGCTGGCTGCTGGATGTGAACAATGTCTATGTCAACGCCCTCAACTTCGGCTTCGATCCCAAGGCCTGGCTGGCGCGCATGCCCCTGGACCGCGTGGCGCAGCTGCACATCGCAGGGCACAAGCGCTTCGGGACGCTCACGGTCGATACCCACGGGGCGGCGGTCATCGACCCGGTGATCGAGCTGATGCAGTGGGCCCTCGCGCGCCTCGGGCGCCCCGTGCCCGTGCTGCTCGAGCGCGACAACCACATCCCGGCCCTGGAAGAGCTGCTCCTGGAGCGAGACCGCATCCAGGTGGCCTATGACCAGGTGCTGGCGGCGCCCGCGCGGGAGACGGATCATGGCTGA
- the deoC gene encoding deoxyribose-phosphate aldolase, with the protein MIDPLLDLTAELRARLQPLAGDARPQLLGCVEEMCLFRDGSGQHHRVAAQVAPPAGPWDLSPLIDHTLLKADATGAQVEVLCAEARKHGFASVCVNPLWVPLAASLLKGSAVRTCTVVGFPLGASALRAKAREAEQALHDGAQEVDMVLAIGAAKGGDWDTVRRDLEGLRASVPAPAVLKVILETCLLSEEEKTRACTLALEAGLDFVKTSTGFSTGGATEADVALMRRTVGTGMGVKASGGIRTYEGALRMVLAGATRLGLSASVAVVQGEVGSGSY; encoded by the coding sequence ATGATCGATCCCCTCCTCGACCTCACCGCTGAACTCCGGGCCCGCCTGCAGCCCCTGGCGGGTGATGCCAGGCCCCAGCTCTTGGGCTGCGTGGAAGAGATGTGCCTTTTCCGCGATGGTTCGGGTCAGCACCACCGGGTGGCCGCCCAGGTGGCCCCTCCCGCCGGGCCCTGGGACCTGTCGCCCCTCATCGACCACACCCTCCTGAAGGCGGACGCCACGGGAGCTCAGGTGGAGGTCCTCTGCGCGGAAGCCCGGAAGCATGGCTTCGCCTCGGTCTGCGTGAACCCCCTGTGGGTGCCCCTGGCCGCCTCCCTGTTGAAGGGCAGCGCCGTCCGGACCTGCACCGTGGTCGGCTTCCCCCTGGGGGCTTCGGCCCTCCGGGCCAAGGCCCGGGAGGCCGAGCAGGCCCTGCACGACGGGGCCCAGGAGGTGGACATGGTGCTGGCCATCGGCGCGGCCAAGGGCGGCGACTGGGATACCGTGCGCCGGGATCTGGAAGGCCTGAGGGCCTCGGTTCCGGCCCCCGCGGTCCTGAAGGTGATCCTCGAAACCTGCCTGCTCTCCGAGGAGGAGAAGACGCGGGCCTGCACCTTGGCGCTGGAGGCCGGTCTCGACTTCGTGAAGACCTCCACGGGGTTCTCCACCGGTGGGGCCACCGAGGCCGATGTGGCACTCATGCGGCGCACCGTGGGCACCGGCATGGGCGTGAAGGCTTCCGGCGGGATCCGCACCTACGAGGGCGCCCTGCGCATGGTCCTGGCTGGCGCCACGCGTCTGGGCCTGTCCGCCTCCGTGGCCGTGGTTCAGGGCGAGGTCGGGTCGGGGTCCTACTGA
- a CDS encoding DJ-1/PfpI family protein, whose amino-acid sequence MAAKKILMLVGDFGEDYEIMVPFQALLAVGHTVHAVCPDKKAGESVATAIHDFEGHQTYSEKPGHRFALNATFADIKPDQYDALVVPGGRAPEYLRLNPKVLEIVRHFFTAKKPVAAICHGAQILSAAGVLEGRTCSAYPACRAEVEIAKGKYADIAIDGAVTDGNLVTAPAWPAHPAWLAQFLQVLGTRITL is encoded by the coding sequence ATGGCTGCAAAGAAGATCCTCATGCTCGTGGGCGATTTCGGAGAGGACTACGAAATCATGGTGCCCTTCCAGGCCCTGCTGGCCGTGGGGCACACGGTCCACGCGGTCTGCCCTGACAAGAAGGCTGGCGAGTCCGTCGCCACGGCCATCCACGACTTCGAAGGCCACCAGACCTACTCCGAGAAGCCCGGCCACCGCTTCGCCCTCAACGCCACCTTTGCGGACATCAAGCCGGACCAGTACGACGCCCTGGTGGTGCCCGGCGGTCGTGCACCCGAGTACCTGCGCCTCAACCCGAAGGTGCTGGAGATCGTGCGCCACTTCTTCACCGCAAAGAAGCCCGTGGCGGCCATCTGTCATGGCGCCCAGATCCTGTCGGCTGCAGGCGTGCTGGAGGGGCGCACCTGCTCGGCCTACCCCGCCTGCCGCGCCGAGGTGGAGATCGCCAAAGGCAAGTACGCCGACATCGCCATCGATGGCGCCGTCACCGATGGCAACCTCGTCACTGCGCCGGCCTGGCCCGCCCATCCCGCCTGGCTCGCCCAGTTCCTGCAGGTGCTCGGAACCCGCATCACGCTATAG
- a CDS encoding roadblock/LC7 domain-containing protein: MAKLDLIMFEEEYKLLQEIIGRLQKDASAKVVFLVDKNGQQIAAAGDVKSIDATSLASLTAGNVAATDGLAKLIGEKEFSLLFHEGEKDNLHISIVGKRGILVVIFDQNSSLALVRLRVKKASKELQEIFDQVEQRAQKESDNGGRFESPFSEITDEDIDRLFGD, from the coding sequence GTGGCCAAGCTGGATCTCATCATGTTTGAGGAGGAGTACAAACTCCTCCAGGAGATCATCGGCCGCCTCCAGAAAGATGCTTCCGCCAAGGTGGTGTTCCTGGTGGACAAGAACGGCCAGCAGATTGCGGCGGCAGGGGATGTGAAGAGCATCGATGCCACCAGTCTCGCGTCCCTGACCGCCGGCAATGTGGCGGCCACCGACGGCCTGGCCAAGCTCATCGGGGAGAAGGAATTCAGCCTGCTCTTCCACGAAGGGGAGAAGGACAACCTGCACATCTCCATCGTGGGCAAGCGCGGGATCCTGGTGGTGATCTTCGATCAGAACTCCAGCCTCGCCCTGGTGCGCCTGCGGGTGAAGAAGGCCAGCAAGGAGCTCCAGGAGATCTTCGATCAGGTGGAGCAGCGGGCGCAGAAGGAATCCGACAACGGGGGTCGCTTCGAGAGCCCCTTCTCGGAGATCACGGATGAAGACATCGATCGCCTGTTCGGCGACTGA
- a CDS encoding outer membrane lipoprotein-sorting protein, whose product MRAAILLAAALPVLAQNPAPHRSGEEILARVDRLRHPWPVFTMELTVKDPKASQRWKVSARDNGDARLDGLSDKEKGRAVLVRGDQMWLLLPGSKRPLKVTPQQRLLGSAAGGDVARTRFREDYSVQAMGDDTLEGRSCWRLELAAKRPALSARQVVLWVAKEGSLPVKAEFRLASGRLARTARFGPPVPVQGQLVLSGMDLEEAGGLRIELSFGGWSKGGVDPSVFELPSQGPHPGPNPGPNPGSRQGADPGR is encoded by the coding sequence ATGCGCGCCGCGATCCTGCTGGCCGCCGCCCTGCCGGTCTTGGCCCAGAACCCGGCTCCCCATCGGAGCGGAGAGGAGATCCTCGCCCGGGTGGATCGCCTGCGCCATCCCTGGCCCGTCTTCACCATGGAGTTGACGGTGAAGGATCCGAAGGCCAGCCAGCGCTGGAAGGTGTCGGCCCGGGACAACGGCGACGCGCGCCTGGATGGCCTGTCGGACAAGGAGAAGGGCCGGGCCGTCCTGGTGCGCGGCGATCAGATGTGGTTGCTGCTGCCGGGCTCGAAGCGCCCGCTGAAGGTTACCCCCCAGCAGCGGCTCCTGGGGTCCGCGGCGGGCGGAGATGTGGCCCGTACGCGCTTCCGGGAGGACTACTCGGTCCAGGCCATGGGAGACGACACCCTGGAAGGGCGCAGCTGCTGGCGCCTCGAGCTGGCCGCGAAGCGCCCGGCCCTCAGTGCCCGGCAGGTGGTCCTGTGGGTGGCCAAGGAGGGTTCTCTGCCGGTGAAGGCGGAGTTCCGCCTGGCTTCCGGCCGGCTGGCCCGCACGGCCCGGTTCGGCCCGCCCGTGCCGGTCCAAGGTCAGCTCGTACTCTCGGGAATGGACCTGGAGGAAGCGGGGGGGCTGCGGATCGAGCTGTCCTTCGGGGGCTGGTCCAAGGGCGGGGTGGATCCGTCCGTTTTCGAGCTTCCCAGCCAGGGGCCCCATCCAGGCCCGAACCCCGGTCCGAATCCAGGTTCCAGGCAGGGTGCCGATCCCGGTCGGTGA
- a CDS encoding GTPase domain-containing protein — MTFINYASREINCKIVYYGPGLCGKTTNIQWIYEQANPDKRGKLVSLATETDRTLFFDFLPLDMGMVKGFKVRFHLYTVPGQVFYDASRKLILRGCDGIIFVADSQKARMEANIESIANLATNLKENGFDIRSIPYVLQLNKRDMPSAAAVSEMERLLRFRGEPMIEAVASKGTGVIETLKAAARQILMELQRN, encoded by the coding sequence ATGACCTTCATCAACTACGCGTCGCGCGAGATCAACTGCAAGATCGTCTATTACGGTCCCGGGCTCTGTGGGAAGACGACGAACATCCAGTGGATCTACGAGCAGGCGAACCCGGACAAGCGCGGCAAGCTGGTCAGCCTCGCCACTGAGACCGACCGGACCCTGTTCTTCGATTTCCTGCCCCTCGACATGGGCATGGTCAAGGGCTTCAAGGTCCGTTTCCATCTCTACACCGTGCCCGGTCAGGTCTTCTACGACGCCAGCCGCAAGCTCATTCTTCGTGGCTGCGACGGCATCATCTTCGTGGCCGACAGCCAGAAGGCGCGGATGGAGGCCAACATCGAGTCCATCGCGAATCTGGCCACGAACCTGAAGGAGAACGGCTTCGACATCCGGTCAATTCCGTATGTCCTCCAGCTGAACAAGCGCGACATGCCTTCCGCCGCGGCGGTGTCCGAGATGGAACGGCTGCTCCGGTTCCGCGGCGAGCCCATGATCGAGGCCGTAGCCAGCAAGGGCACCGGCGTCATCGAGACCCTCAAGGCGGCCGCCCGCCAGATCCTCATGGAACTGCAGCGGAATTAG
- a CDS encoding FKBP-type peptidyl-prolyl cis-trans isomerase produces MITTATGLQYLDVQVGTGPAPVRGQRCLVHYTGWLSDKGQKGKKFDSSLDRGKPLVIPIGVGRVIKGWDEGLMSMKVGGKRTLHIPAHLGYGVRGAGGDIPPNADLIFEVELLGVE; encoded by the coding sequence ATGATCACGACCGCCACCGGCCTGCAGTATCTCGATGTCCAGGTGGGCACTGGACCGGCTCCCGTGCGCGGCCAGCGCTGCCTCGTCCACTACACGGGCTGGCTGTCGGACAAGGGCCAGAAGGGGAAGAAGTTCGACAGCTCCCTGGATCGTGGTAAGCCCCTGGTTATCCCCATCGGCGTGGGCCGCGTCATCAAGGGCTGGGACGAGGGGCTGATGAGCATGAAGGTGGGCGGGAAGCGCACCCTGCACATCCCGGCGCATCTGGGCTACGGCGTCCGCGGCGCCGGCGGCGACATTCCGCCCAACGCCGACCTGATCTTCGAGGTGGAACTGCTGGGCGTCGAGTAA
- a CDS encoding ATP-dependent 6-phosphofructokinase: MRLGVLTSGGDAPGMNAAIRAVVRQADALGHETWGIRHGYQGLLDKDWAPMPTRACANILQRGGTVLHTARCPEFLLPNRRAEAAENLRTEGIQGLVVIGGDGSFRAAEALQREHGIPCAGIPGTIDNDLPGTERTLGFDTALNTAVEAIDRIRDTASSHGRLFLVEVMGRSSGMLAVHTALACGAEAVLYPESPDDSYETLVARLYANWLRGKRSSIVVVAEGDGLGSAVAVGDRLRRDHGLDLRVVVLGHIQRGGSPSALDRIWGSRWGAEAVRRLDAGESGFYLGEVAGALALLPLAQVLDPHPSPPGDLSELVGILSR, encoded by the coding sequence ATGAGGCTCGGCGTCCTCACCTCGGGCGGGGACGCACCAGGCATGAATGCCGCGATCCGGGCGGTGGTGCGTCAGGCCGACGCCCTGGGGCATGAGACCTGGGGCATCCGGCACGGCTACCAGGGGCTGCTGGACAAGGACTGGGCCCCCATGCCCACCCGGGCCTGCGCCAACATCCTGCAGCGGGGCGGCACGGTGCTGCACACGGCCCGGTGCCCCGAGTTCCTGCTGCCGAACCGGCGCGCCGAGGCAGCCGAGAACCTCCGGACCGAGGGCATCCAGGGGCTGGTGGTGATCGGGGGAGACGGCAGCTTCCGGGCGGCCGAAGCGCTTCAGCGGGAGCATGGCATCCCCTGCGCCGGCATTCCCGGCACCATCGACAACGATCTACCGGGCACCGAGCGGACCCTGGGGTTCGACACGGCCCTGAACACCGCCGTGGAGGCCATCGACCGCATCCGGGATACGGCCTCCAGCCATGGGCGCCTGTTCCTGGTGGAAGTCATGGGGCGCAGCTCCGGCATGCTGGCGGTCCACACCGCCCTAGCCTGCGGCGCGGAGGCGGTGCTCTATCCCGAATCACCCGACGACTCCTACGAGACGCTCGTGGCGCGCCTCTACGCCAACTGGCTCCGCGGCAAGCGCAGCTCCATCGTGGTGGTGGCCGAGGGGGATGGCCTTGGCAGCGCCGTGGCCGTGGGCGACCGCCTGCGGCGGGACCACGGACTGGATTTGCGGGTGGTGGTGCTCGGGCACATCCAACGCGGCGGGAGCCCTTCGGCCTTGGACCGCATCTGGGGCAGCCGCTGGGGCGCCGAGGCGGTGCGCCGCCTGGATGCCGGCGAGTCGGGCTTCTACCTCGGCGAGGTGGCGGGGGCCTTGGCCCTCCTGCCCCTGGCTCAGGTCCTGGATCCGCACCCCTCCCCACCCGGCGACCTGAGCGAGCTGGTGGGCATCCTCTCCCGCTAG
- the xseB gene encoding exodeoxyribonuclease VII small subunit, producing MSAQPSFDDGLDRLEALVQQLESGSLSLEDALARFEEGVQLSQTLQKQLSEAQRRVEVLKAGLGGEYRADPLDDAKESR from the coding sequence ATGAGCGCCCAACCCTCCTTCGACGATGGCCTGGACCGGCTGGAGGCCCTGGTGCAACAGCTGGAGTCGGGCAGCCTCAGCCTCGAGGACGCCCTCGCGCGCTTCGAGGAGGGCGTGCAGCTGAGCCAGACCCTGCAGAAGCAGCTGTCCGAGGCCCAGCGCCGGGTCGAGGTCCTGAAGGCCGGCCTCGGCGGCGAATACCGGGCCGATCCCCTGGACGACGCGAAGGAATCCCGGTGA